The following coding sequences lie in one Synechococcus sp. PCC 7336 genomic window:
- the purH gene encoding bifunctional phosphoribosylaminoimidazolecarboxamide formyltransferase/IMP cyclohydrolase, which translates to MARLALLSVSDKTGIVDLARSLVERYGFQLVSSGGTAKALQAAGIAVTKVSEHTGAPEILGGRVKTLHPRIHGGILGRPTLDSDRADLEAQSIPPIELVACNLYPFEQTVAEPETTLTEAIEQIDIGGPTLVRAAAKNFDRVTILTDPSQYEPYLAELETHGSPSLDFRFSCARAAFDRVLSYDCAISAYLAGQSVGETPAREPPLLIRAIPHQTLRYGENPQQQALWYREMGELTGWAGAQKLQGKDLSYNNLVDLEAARAIAAEFADDPQVCVAILKHTNPCGMALADTVEEAYRSALAGDPVSAFGGIVAITRPLDAPTARALTETFLECVIAPACGAEAAEILQAKQNLRLLVLPNFQAGPQQTVKAIAGGYLVQQADSTPTNPDSWTIPTEVQPTAAQLRDLTFAWKVCKFVKSNAIVVAKDGRTLGIGAGQMNRVGAAKIALEQAGDRAQGAVLASDGFFPFGDSVTHAAAAGIAAVIQPGGSIRDRESIDAANVAGIPMICTGIRHFLH; encoded by the coding sequence ATGGCGCGTCTGGCCCTTCTCAGCGTTTCCGATAAAACTGGCATCGTGGATTTAGCGCGATCGCTGGTCGAGCGATATGGATTTCAGCTTGTTAGCAGCGGAGGCACCGCCAAAGCCCTGCAAGCCGCCGGTATTGCCGTCACCAAAGTCTCGGAGCATACCGGCGCACCCGAAATTCTCGGCGGTCGCGTCAAAACCCTACACCCCCGCATTCATGGCGGCATTCTCGGTCGCCCCACGCTCGACTCCGATCGCGCCGATCTAGAGGCCCAATCCATCCCCCCCATCGAGTTAGTCGCCTGCAACCTCTACCCCTTCGAACAAACGGTAGCTGAGCCGGAGACAACCTTAACAGAGGCGATCGAACAAATCGATATTGGCGGTCCCACCCTCGTCCGCGCTGCTGCCAAAAACTTCGATCGCGTCACCATCCTGACCGATCCCAGCCAGTACGAACCCTATCTAGCCGAACTGGAGACCCACGGCAGCCCCAGCCTCGACTTTCGCTTTAGCTGTGCCCGTGCTGCCTTCGATCGCGTCCTCAGCTACGACTGCGCCATCTCCGCCTATTTAGCCGGCCAATCTGTCGGGGAAACCCCTGCCCGAGAACCGCCGTTACTGATTCGCGCCATTCCCCATCAAACGCTGCGATATGGCGAAAACCCCCAACAACAGGCCCTGTGGTACCGCGAAATGGGCGAGCTGACTGGCTGGGCGGGGGCACAAAAGCTGCAAGGGAAAGACTTAAGCTACAACAATTTGGTGGATCTGGAGGCGGCCAGGGCGATCGCCGCCGAGTTTGCCGACGACCCCCAAGTCTGTGTGGCGATTCTCAAGCACACGAACCCTTGCGGTATGGCCCTAGCCGACACGGTAGAGGAGGCTTATCGATCGGCATTGGCAGGCGATCCCGTTTCGGCCTTTGGCGGCATTGTTGCCATCACTCGCCCGCTGGATGCCCCCACTGCCCGAGCCCTGACCGAAACCTTTTTGGAATGTGTCATTGCTCCGGCCTGCGGTGCCGAAGCCGCTGAAATCCTGCAGGCCAAACAGAATTTGCGGCTGTTGGTGTTGCCGAATTTTCAAGCGGGACCGCAGCAAACTGTGAAAGCGATCGCGGGGGGCTACCTCGTCCAGCAAGCGGACTCGACCCCTACCAATCCCGACAGTTGGACGATTCCCACTGAAGTTCAACCCACGGCTGCTCAACTGCGGGATTTGACCTTTGCCTGGAAGGTGTGCAAGTTTGTGAAATCGAATGCGATCGTGGTGGCGAAGGACGGTCGCACCCTCGGCATCGGTGCGGGCCAAATGAACCGGGTTGGGGCTGCCAAAATTGCTTTAGAGCAAGCAGGCGATCGCGCGCAAGGAGCGGTTTTAGCGAGTGATGGCTTTTTCCCTTTTGGCGACAGCGTCACCCATGCGGCGGCGGCCGGGATTGCTGCGGTGATTCAGCCGGGAGGGAGTATTCGCGATCGAGAATCGATCGATGCGGCCAATGTAGCGGGTATCCCGATGATTTGCACGGGCATTCGTCATTTCTTGCATTAA
- a CDS encoding P-loop ATPase, Sll1717 family: protein MQNWKIALKDRLEEEFIKTSQEWIDINVSTAGLLNITLISNCFLEASFSERKDRIIEIVNEIKSPVSLGFLSLYTCQEADELQIQAPISSVSSSVRTWQDLAQWAENPQNQSQTQSLNGVQSPRTVTFYSYKGGVGRTTALTHVAWVLARRGRKVVAVDLDLEAPGLSTAFNLTPKPVYGIIDYFYERAFLPEGMANNISVTQIFGEVRIPDATGRLFVVPAGNLDFDYLSKVDDLQTTRVIGDDGNLWSVFKDEISEQLKPDILLVDSRTGINQWGALSLLQAADEVVLFLFPNEQNLLEIDLLIEALKSLKRYSINFVFTPVPDTAEAGAVKVRNIWSSLQEKIDRVEGKLQDEDCEATSEDNDNSDVLSKIEEYEPLIIPYIPSIALADSYPVTSLLEYYARIANLIDEETDELQRSKILSEPEHRWDIIESLSFPEVNAADPKQNLALLFQRTTDFERFLDNTTCLIRGRKGTGKTALYWLLLKHFELARKLAYGRLDDVICFSGHGRFHESRPSRDEFKVVQSALESEEASWEAFWRAYLLLRAYQSELFKFLRGNRGKKFIRLKEIISGLPVHDWRLEHTNALIRLSTEPELILVSKDALNILDDCIAKKDKIAWFLYDDLDEDFASQYDVRKQALTGLFRFLQSCDARRIKSIRFKIFLREDIWSRLIFDNKSHFNGRDLLLQWTRIDFLRLALRLALHSQKFKELAIQLSPVESIDQATEEAINRALELLWGSRRRRGSKAKYVSRWVYERLTDSSNTTFPRSLSILLAGAKEQELSYKDRSSIKAPIDRLLRGKSLEFGLREASEERCSAVKEEYPDLLEFLETLKGVPALVEKQQLQHLWEISVSEQIPAFDDFVEFISEVGIIEWRAKDERFRFADIYVHGFEMSRTGAI, encoded by the coding sequence ATGCAGAACTGGAAAATTGCTCTTAAAGATAGGCTTGAGGAGGAGTTTATCAAAACCTCTCAAGAGTGGATTGACATTAATGTTTCTACTGCAGGTTTGCTAAATATCACTCTTATAAGCAATTGTTTTTTGGAGGCTTCATTTTCTGAAAGAAAGGATAGAATTATAGAAATAGTCAATGAGATTAAATCTCCAGTATCTCTAGGCTTCCTATCACTATACACCTGCCAAGAAGCTGATGAACTTCAAATTCAAGCCCCCATATCTTCGGTTTCTTCTTCAGTAAGGACATGGCAAGATCTTGCCCAGTGGGCTGAAAATCCCCAGAATCAATCACAAACTCAATCTCTCAATGGGGTACAGTCACCAAGAACAGTCACTTTTTATTCTTATAAGGGAGGAGTTGGAAGGACAACTGCTCTAACTCATGTTGCGTGGGTACTTGCAAGGCGAGGACGTAAAGTTGTTGCAGTTGACTTAGATTTAGAAGCTCCGGGATTAAGCACAGCTTTTAATCTAACTCCGAAGCCTGTCTATGGGATCATTGATTACTTTTATGAACGAGCATTCTTACCGGAAGGGATGGCAAATAATATTTCAGTAACTCAAATATTTGGCGAAGTTAGGATTCCAGATGCTACAGGTAGATTATTTGTCGTTCCTGCTGGAAATCTGGATTTTGACTACTTATCTAAAGTTGACGATCTCCAAACGACAAGGGTTATTGGCGATGATGGAAACCTTTGGTCAGTTTTTAAGGACGAGATTTCTGAGCAGCTTAAACCTGATATTTTGCTGGTTGATTCTCGGACAGGCATTAATCAGTGGGGAGCGCTATCCTTGTTGCAGGCTGCTGATGAAGTTGTACTGTTTTTATTCCCTAACGAGCAAAATTTACTAGAGATTGACTTGTTGATTGAAGCGTTAAAATCATTAAAACGATATTCAATTAACTTTGTTTTTACTCCTGTCCCTGATACAGCCGAGGCAGGAGCAGTTAAAGTCAGAAATATATGGTCTTCTCTGCAAGAAAAAATTGATCGAGTAGAAGGTAAATTACAGGACGAGGACTGTGAAGCTACTTCAGAGGATAACGATAATTCTGATGTATTATCAAAAATTGAAGAGTACGAGCCACTTATTATACCGTATATCCCCTCGATTGCTCTAGCAGATAGTTATCCGGTGACATCATTATTAGAATACTATGCACGAATTGCTAATCTGATTGACGAGGAGACAGATGAACTTCAGCGTAGTAAAATACTATCTGAACCTGAACATCGTTGGGATATTATAGAAAGCTTGAGTTTTCCGGAAGTTAATGCAGCAGATCCAAAGCAAAACTTAGCTTTATTATTTCAGCGTACTACTGACTTTGAAAGATTTCTTGATAACACCACATGTCTAATAAGAGGACGAAAAGGCACTGGAAAAACTGCTCTTTATTGGTTATTATTAAAGCACTTTGAGCTGGCAAGAAAGCTTGCTTACGGACGTCTAGATGATGTTATTTGTTTTTCTGGTCATGGTAGATTTCACGAGAGTAGACCATCTCGGGATGAATTCAAAGTAGTTCAGAGCGCTTTAGAATCTGAGGAGGCTAGCTGGGAGGCTTTTTGGAGAGCATATTTATTGCTACGTGCTTATCAATCTGAACTATTCAAATTCCTACGTGGGAATAGAGGGAAAAAATTCATACGGCTAAAAGAAATTATTAGTGGACTGCCCGTCCATGACTGGCGGCTTGAGCATACTAACGCCTTAATTAGATTATCTACAGAACCTGAGTTGATTCTTGTATCAAAGGATGCGCTAAATATTCTTGATGATTGTATTGCCAAAAAAGATAAGATAGCATGGTTTTTGTATGACGATCTAGATGAAGATTTTGCTTCTCAGTATGATGTTAGGAAACAAGCACTAACCGGACTGTTTCGTTTCCTTCAGTCATGTGATGCGCGTAGAATAAAATCTATAAGGTTCAAGATCTTCTTGAGGGAAGATATTTGGAGCCGCTTGATATTTGATAATAAAAGCCACTTTAATGGAAGAGATCTGCTCTTGCAGTGGACAAGAATAGATTTTTTAAGACTAGCTCTAAGACTAGCTCTACACTCTCAGAAGTTTAAAGAATTAGCTATTCAACTCTCTCCCGTCGAAAGCATCGATCAAGCTACTGAAGAGGCTATTAACCGTGCACTGGAATTACTCTGGGGAAGCCGCCGAAGAAGAGGTAGCAAAGCTAAGTATGTTTCTAGATGGGTTTATGAGCGGCTTACAGATTCTAGTAATACTACCTTCCCTCGAAGCTTAAGCATACTACTGGCAGGTGCTAAAGAGCAGGAGCTAAGCTATAAAGATCGGTCTTCAATTAAAGCTCCAATAGATAGATTACTACGGGGTAAGTCTTTAGAATTTGGACTAAGGGAAGCATCTGAAGAGCGATGCAGTGCGGTCAAAGAAGAGTACCCAGACCTACTTGAATTCTTGGAGACTCTTAAAGGTGTACCTGCCCTCGTTGAAAAACAACAGCTACAGCATCTTTGGGAAATATCAGTAAGTGAACAGATCCCAGCTTTTGATGATTTTGTTGAATTTATTAGTGAAGTCGGCATCATAGAGTGGCGTGCTAAAGATGAGCGCTTTAGATTTGCAGATATTTATGTCCATGGCTTTGAAATGTCTCGTACTGGCGCTATTTAA
- a CDS encoding Uma2 family endonuclease, which yields MLATELRERLKFTAARYELTTERGVLTQSDRVELIEGEIVEMAPISPPHNSCTDLLTERFVLALAGKAIVRVQGAVRLSDRSMPEPDLAILKYCEDRYRDRRPTPRDIYALVEVSDSTSDYDRMVKLPLYARANIAEYWILDVKAEKILVHRQPNGDRYGDYREYSLGESISLLAFPEIKFSVASLLP from the coding sequence ATGTTAGCCACTGAACTACGAGAACGATTGAAATTCACTGCAGCCCGCTACGAACTGACGACCGAAAGGGGTGTACTGACCCAAAGCGATCGCGTCGAGCTCATCGAGGGAGAAATTGTCGAGATGGCTCCCATCAGTCCTCCTCATAATTCCTGCACGGATCTACTCACCGAACGGTTTGTGCTAGCTCTAGCAGGGAAAGCCATTGTTCGGGTGCAAGGAGCAGTGCGCTTAAGCGATCGTTCAATGCCCGAACCCGATCTGGCGATTCTCAAATATTGTGAAGACAGATACCGCGATCGTCGCCCAACCCCTCGGGACATCTACGCTCTGGTTGAAGTTTCTGACTCAACCTCGGATTACGATCGTATGGTCAAACTACCTCTGTACGCCCGGGCTAATATTGCTGAATATTGGATTTTGGATGTCAAGGCCGAGAAGATTCTGGTGCATCGACAGCCGAACGGCGATCGATATGGCGACTATCGAGAATATTCGCTTGGGGAGTCAATATCGCTTTTGGCTTTTCCCGAGATTAAATTTTCTGTTGCATCGCTTTTACCTTAA
- a CDS encoding chlorophyll a/b-binding protein produces the protein MSNPNITQPKFGFNDYCERINGRAAMIGFLLAIAIEAATGQGVMAWLGLV, from the coding sequence ATGTCGAACCCCAATATCACCCAGCCTAAGTTTGGCTTCAATGACTATTGCGAGCGGATTAACGGTCGTGCTGCCATGATCGGTTTCCTGCTGGCGATTGCGATTGAAGCTGCAACCGGTCAGGGAGTCATGGCTTGGCTGGGCTTGGTCTAA
- the ggt gene encoding gamma-glutamyltransferase — MPSPHRGAIAAGHPKTVAAGLEMFRSGGNAFDAAIAAMLASWVAEPALTSAGGGGFCLAHTQAGDNVLFDFFTQTPRQKRPAGKSNFYPVLVDFGGVQQEFHVGLGSMAVPGSLDGAFCIHQRFGSLPFRVVAEPAIRYAKQGVEVNEFQQYVFTILQPILTACPEMRRVYAPSGELLQVGDRLFMKEFAATLEYWVAEGPQVFYRGDMAQKLVADCRDRGGHLALADLQHYRTIERKPLSVRYRGRTLLTNPTPSFGGTLIAFSLKLLERIDLQAVELGSQQHVKILTDIMRATNLARNERLDGQIYRQAIADEFLACESLEQYAASLGTGGSKWGSTTHISAIDRDGNAASITASNGEGSSYAIPGTGVMLNNMLGEDDLNPHGFHQWQSDVRLSSMMAPTMVLEGGKPSIVLGSGGSKRIRTAIVQVLSNLLDFGLPVTDAVAAPRLHWNEGVLNIEPGFQSLDINELAIASDETLVQWPQQNMFFGGVHTIARDANGQFVGSGDRRRSGVAAWL; from the coding sequence ATGCCATCCCCACACCGAGGTGCAATTGCTGCCGGGCATCCCAAAACGGTTGCCGCTGGGCTAGAAATGTTTCGCTCGGGGGGGAATGCCTTCGATGCGGCGATCGCGGCCATGCTGGCTTCTTGGGTGGCAGAACCGGCCTTGACTTCAGCCGGTGGGGGAGGCTTCTGTCTGGCCCACACTCAGGCAGGCGACAATGTCCTGTTTGACTTCTTCACCCAAACGCCGCGCCAGAAGCGGCCTGCGGGCAAGAGCAATTTTTATCCAGTGCTGGTGGATTTTGGCGGCGTGCAGCAAGAGTTCCACGTCGGGCTCGGTTCTATGGCAGTACCGGGCAGTCTCGATGGGGCGTTTTGCATTCACCAGCGGTTCGGATCGCTGCCCTTTCGCGTGGTGGCCGAGCCCGCCATTCGCTATGCCAAACAGGGGGTGGAGGTGAATGAATTTCAGCAGTACGTCTTCACAATTCTCCAGCCCATTCTGACCGCCTGCCCCGAGATGCGTCGGGTGTATGCACCCAGTGGCGAGTTATTGCAAGTGGGCGATCGCCTTTTCATGAAAGAGTTTGCCGCGACATTAGAGTATTGGGTTGCAGAAGGACCGCAAGTGTTTTATCGAGGGGACATGGCCCAAAAGTTAGTGGCCGATTGCCGCGATCGCGGCGGGCATCTCGCACTGGCCGATCTCCAGCACTATCGCACCATCGAGCGCAAACCTCTATCCGTTCGCTATCGCGGGCGCACGCTACTCACCAACCCAACGCCGAGTTTTGGGGGCACGCTGATTGCCTTTTCGCTCAAGTTGTTAGAGCGGATTGACTTGCAGGCAGTGGAATTGGGGTCGCAGCAGCATGTGAAGATTCTGACTGACATCATGCGCGCCACCAATCTGGCACGGAACGAGCGTTTGGACGGCCAGATTTATCGGCAGGCGATCGCCGACGAGTTTCTCGCCTGCGAATCCCTCGAACAGTACGCAGCTTCGCTCGGGACTGGAGGCAGTAAGTGGGGCAGCACGACCCATATTAGTGCGATCGATCGCGACGGAAATGCAGCTAGCATTACCGCTTCCAATGGCGAGGGCTCGTCCTATGCCATTCCCGGTACGGGGGTGATGCTCAATAACATGTTGGGGGAGGACGATCTCAACCCCCACGGCTTCCACCAATGGCAGAGCGACGTGCGGCTGTCATCCATGATGGCTCCCACGATGGTGTTGGAAGGAGGCAAGCCCAGCATTGTGCTGGGATCGGGGGGGTCGAAACGCATTCGCACGGCGATCGTGCAAGTGCTGTCGAATTTGCTCGATTTCGGCCTGCCGGTGACCGACGCGGTGGCTGCCCCGAGGCTGCATTGGAATGAAGGGGTGTTGAATATCGAGCCGGGGTTTCAATCCCTCGATATCAATGAACTAGCGATCGCCTCTGATGAAACCCTCGTGCAATGGCCGCAGCAAAATATGTTTTTTGGCGGCGTTCACACGATTGCGAGAGACGCGAACGGCCAGTTTGTGGGGTCGGGCGATCGCCGTCGCAGCGGCGTGGCGGCGTGGCTTTAG
- a CDS encoding amino acid permease, with product MAWRIFRGWRQAGTKQSKPHSSDFPEVKRYNTFEGVFKPTLLTILGAIMYLRVGWVVGNAGLLGGMLVVLAAISITLATGLSIASIATNTRLGAGGTYATIAKSLGLEVGAAVGIPLFLSQSLAATLYLIGFREGWLSIFPQHPAILVDFGAFAVVFAVAFISAGLAFRLQYLVLILIIGSLISVFASPVTWDPVVSPQLWGTFPGQVETGFVGTDFWGVFAVFFPAVTGILSGVNLSGELENSRRSIPIGTLSAIGVSAVVYLGLCWWLSRSGTPFQLVRNYTILAERSLWQPAVVAGLLAATFSAALSSFVGAPRILMALGRDRTIPAGRWVASLSRNGEPRRALAISGSIVAISLLLRNLNAIASLITIFFLLTYATVNLVVAIETSLGLMTFRPTLRLPLLVPLYGLFGCTVAMFAIDPLFSLSALVVAIAISLRIATQTPIRRTGEARSGLFEALAQWAATKTMELAVASARAWKPTLLVPVEDKSQLLGEFRLLLDLCQPEGTINLLGLASSATVRDLSPRIGDLSAALQRRGIFTTHSTIEVDTAATGIIAALQTLQSAFFRPNVLFVRGPEDPSNWTETLPVFDEARRLKVGVMLLGLHPVAGLGRAEVISLWIRPQLEPIPLADRLQKGSINLSLLMSLRLQKAWQAQLNLIAAVATKEETKPAREFIEELRDYCRIPARARTIVMVGSFADCLANAPQSDMDFMGLQTTPEYGFVQQAMALTGSSCIFTSDSGIESALA from the coding sequence ATGGCTTGGCGGATTTTTCGCGGCTGGCGACAGGCTGGCACAAAACAGTCAAAACCCCACTCATCAGATTTCCCCGAGGTCAAGCGCTACAACACCTTCGAAGGGGTGTTCAAGCCAACCTTGCTGACCATCCTGGGGGCCATCATGTACCTGCGGGTGGGGTGGGTCGTGGGCAATGCTGGCTTGCTGGGGGGCATGCTCGTAGTCTTGGCTGCAATCAGCATCACGCTGGCAACAGGCTTGTCGATCGCCTCCATTGCCACCAATACGCGCCTCGGTGCAGGTGGCACCTATGCCACGATCGCCAAATCGCTGGGGCTGGAAGTGGGAGCCGCAGTCGGTATCCCGCTATTTTTATCTCAGTCTCTGGCAGCCACCCTCTATCTGATCGGTTTCCGCGAGGGCTGGCTGTCGATTTTTCCCCAACATCCTGCCATTCTGGTGGACTTCGGGGCTTTTGCCGTCGTGTTTGCCGTCGCCTTTATCAGTGCGGGCTTGGCCTTTCGGCTGCAGTATTTAGTCTTAATCCTCATTATCGGCTCCCTGATCTCGGTTTTCGCCAGTCCCGTCACTTGGGACCCGGTGGTCTCTCCCCAGCTGTGGGGAACGTTTCCCGGTCAAGTGGAAACTGGCTTTGTCGGGACCGATTTCTGGGGAGTGTTTGCGGTGTTTTTTCCGGCAGTCACCGGTATCTTGTCGGGGGTGAATCTGTCGGGAGAGTTGGAAAACAGTCGCAGGAGCATCCCGATTGGCACCCTCTCCGCCATTGGCGTCAGTGCTGTCGTTTATCTGGGCTTGTGCTGGTGGCTGTCGCGATCGGGCACGCCGTTCCAACTGGTTCGCAACTACACGATTTTGGCCGAACGTTCCCTCTGGCAACCGGCTGTTGTAGCGGGGCTGCTAGCAGCAACATTTTCGGCAGCCCTGTCCTCCTTCGTCGGCGCTCCCCGCATTCTGATGGCGTTAGGCCGAGATCGCACCATTCCCGCAGGTCGGTGGGTGGCTAGCCTGTCGCGCAACGGCGAGCCCCGTCGAGCCCTGGCGATCTCGGGGTCGATCGTCGCGATCTCGCTGCTACTGCGCAACCTCAACGCGATCGCCTCCCTGATTACCATTTTTTTCCTGCTCACCTACGCCACTGTCAATCTGGTGGTGGCGATCGAAACCAGCCTGGGATTGATGACCTTCCGTCCGACGCTGCGATTGCCGCTGCTGGTGCCGCTATACGGCTTATTCGGCTGCACGGTGGCGATGTTTGCGATCGATCCCCTTTTTAGCCTGAGCGCTTTGGTGGTGGCGATCGCCATCTCCTTGCGCATTGCCACTCAAACCCCCATTCGTCGGACGGGGGAAGCCCGCAGCGGTCTGTTTGAAGCCTTGGCCCAATGGGCTGCCACCAAAACCATGGAGTTGGCGGTGGCGAGTGCTCGGGCCTGGAAGCCCACTTTGTTAGTGCCGGTCGAAGATAAATCCCAGTTATTGGGAGAGTTTCGCCTGCTGCTCGATTTATGTCAGCCAGAAGGAACGATTAACTTATTGGGCTTGGCCTCCAGCGCCACCGTCCGGGATTTGTCGCCGCGTATTGGCGATCTCAGCGCCGCCCTGCAGCGGCGAGGGATTTTTACCACCCATTCCACGATCGAAGTCGATACCGCTGCAACTGGCATCATTGCCGCCCTACAAACCCTACAGAGTGCTTTCTTTCGTCCCAACGTCCTGTTTGTTCGCGGCCCTGAAGATCCCAGCAATTGGACTGAGACCTTACCCGTGTTTGACGAAGCTCGTCGCTTGAAGGTGGGGGTGATGTTATTGGGGCTGCATCCCGTTGCAGGTCTGGGTAGGGCTGAGGTGATCAGCCTGTGGATTCGGCCTCAATTGGAACCCATTCCCCTCGCCGATCGCCTGCAAAAGGGCAGTATTAACCTCAGCTTGCTCATGAGCCTGCGACTCCAAAAAGCTTGGCAGGCTCAACTCAACCTCATTGCAGCCGTTGCGACGAAAGAGGAGACGAAACCGGCCCGAGAGTTTATTGAAGAACTGCGGGATTATTGCCGCATTCCAGCCCGAGCCAGAACGATTGTTATGGTCGGTAGCTTTGCAGACTGTTTGGCCAATGCGCCTCAATCGGATATGGACTTCATGGGTTTGCAGACGACACCGGAGTACGGGTTCGTGCAACAGGCGATGGCCCTGACGGGCTCCTCCTGCATCTTTACCAGCGATTCGGGCATAGAGAGTGCTTTAGCATAG
- a CDS encoding NAD-dependent epimerase/dehydratase family protein, with protein MKYFLTGATGFVGGRVARQLVEQGHTVVALIRDRAKAQALEELGIELHVGDITDKESMRSPMTGVDGIFHIAGWYKLGVRHQGAGERINVLGTRNVLELMQELDIARGVYTSTLAVNSDTHGKLVDESFHYTGSHLSEYDRTKAAAHEIARDKIAEGLPLTIVMPGAIYGSGDTSSLRTTFVRYLQRELPVIPKQTAFCWSHVEDTAQAHILAMEKGKPSETYIIAGPAHTLTEAMMVAEQITGVPKPTEIPPMFLKLMSVVMGVVEIAIAVPPTFSAESLRVLAGTTYLGDNSKAKQELSYQPRSLETGLAETLMHEMQLLGMS; from the coding sequence TTGAAATACTTTCTCACAGGTGCTACGGGGTTTGTTGGCGGACGAGTGGCCAGACAGCTTGTGGAGCAGGGGCATACCGTCGTTGCACTCATTCGCGATCGCGCTAAAGCGCAGGCACTTGAGGAGCTGGGTATAGAACTTCACGTCGGCGATATTACCGACAAAGAGAGTATGCGATCGCCCATGACGGGAGTGGATGGTATTTTCCACATTGCTGGCTGGTACAAGCTCGGCGTTCGGCATCAGGGCGCTGGCGAGCGGATCAACGTGCTGGGGACGCGCAATGTGTTGGAGTTGATGCAAGAACTCGACATTGCTCGGGGGGTGTACACCAGCACCTTAGCGGTAAACTCCGACACCCACGGCAAGCTCGTAGACGAATCTTTCCACTATACGGGCAGCCATCTGAGCGAATACGATCGCACCAAAGCCGCCGCCCACGAGATTGCCCGAGACAAAATTGCGGAGGGGCTCCCCCTCACGATTGTGATGCCGGGGGCGATTTACGGATCGGGGGATACCAGCAGTTTGCGCACCACGTTCGTGCGATACCTGCAGCGGGAGTTGCCCGTGATTCCCAAACAAACGGCTTTTTGCTGGTCGCATGTGGAGGACACCGCGCAGGCCCATATTTTGGCAATGGAGAAGGGAAAACCCAGCGAGACTTATATCATTGCCGGACCAGCTCATACCCTGACCGAGGCAATGATGGTGGCAGAGCAAATTACCGGCGTACCCAAGCCTACAGAGATACCTCCCATGTTCTTGAAGCTGATGTCAGTTGTGATGGGAGTGGTGGAAATCGCGATCGCAGTCCCCCCAACCTTTTCGGCTGAAAGTTTGCGGGTCTTAGCCGGAACAACCTACCTGGGCGACAACTCAAAAGCAAAACAGGAGTTGAGTTACCAGCCGCGATCGCTGGAAACCGGTCTGGCCGAAACCCTGATGCACGAGATGCAGCTACTCGGCATGTCGTGA